The proteins below are encoded in one region of Ornithinimicrobium avium:
- a CDS encoding metal-sensitive transcriptional regulator encodes MTLDSEDMAPVVNRLRRAQGQIGGVIRLIEEGRDCKDVVTQLAAVNRALDRAGFAIVSSGMRECLSSSEGMTAEDQAAMEKLFMTLA; translated from the coding sequence ATCACGCTGGACTCCGAGGACATGGCTCCCGTCGTCAACCGCCTCCGCCGCGCCCAGGGCCAGATCGGGGGCGTCATCCGGCTGATCGAGGAGGGCCGGGACTGCAAGGACGTCGTCACCCAGCTGGCCGCGGTCAACCGGGCCCTGGACCGCGCCGGCTTCGCCATCGTGTCCTCCGGCATGCGGGAGTGCCTCAGCTCCTCCGAGGGGATGACCGCCGAGGACCAGGCGGCCATGGAGAAGCTCTTCATGACGCTCGCCTGA
- a CDS encoding response regulator codes for MTAGTTPGTAPGTIRVAIADDQDLVRSGVRAILETEPDLVVVGEAADGQEAVALVAREHPDVLLLDVRMPLRDGLSAAQEIVAAHPGTAVLVLTTFDLDEYVHAALLAGAAGFLLKDMPGEEIVDAVRRTGRGADAVLAPAVIHRLVERFTARTRVAPDRLEQLTARELDVLRLVAEGLSNAEIAGRLYVAETTVKTHVARLLMKLGLRDRLQAAVLAHETGLVGR; via the coding sequence ATGACCGCCGGCACGACCCCCGGCACGGCCCCCGGCACCATCCGGGTCGCGATCGCCGACGACCAGGACCTCGTGCGCTCCGGCGTGCGCGCCATCCTGGAGACGGAGCCGGACCTCGTCGTGGTGGGCGAGGCGGCGGACGGCCAGGAGGCGGTCGCGCTCGTCGCCCGCGAGCACCCCGACGTCCTGCTCCTCGACGTGCGGATGCCGCTGCGCGACGGGCTGAGCGCGGCGCAGGAGATCGTGGCCGCCCACCCCGGGACCGCGGTCCTCGTGCTGACCACCTTCGACCTGGACGAGTACGTGCACGCCGCACTGCTGGCCGGCGCCGCCGGTTTCCTGCTCAAGGACATGCCGGGCGAGGAGATCGTCGACGCGGTCCGGCGGACCGGGCGCGGCGCCGACGCCGTGCTCGCGCCGGCCGTCATCCATCGGCTCGTCGAGCGCTTCACAGCGAGGACCCGGGTGGCGCCGGACCGCCTGGAACAGCTCACCGCGCGCGAGCTGGACGTGCTGCGGCTCGTCGCCGAGGGCCTGAGCAACGCCGAGATCGCCGGCCGGCTCTACGTGGCGGAGACGACCGTCAAGACACACGTGGCCCGGCTCCTCATGAAGCTCGGCCTGCGCGACCGGCTGCAGGCCGCCGTCCTGGCGCACGAGACGGGCCTCGTGGGCCGGTAG
- a CDS encoding DNA polymerase III subunit gamma and tau, translating into MSTALYRRYRPESFADVIGQEHVTEPLMQALRSGRVNHAYLFSGPRGCGKTTSARILARCLNCEQGPTPEPCGTCQSCEALARDGAGSVDVIEIDAASHGGVDDARDLRERAAFGPAQSRYKVYIIDEAHMVTPNGFNALLKVVEEPPPHVKFIFATTEPDKVLATIRSRTHHYPFHLVPPQRLGAYLEQVSGQEGVALEPGVLSFVTRAGGGSVRDSLSVLDQLISGAGEEGLTYERTAALLGFTDVELLDAVVDAVAAGDAATVFQQVDRVMESGHDPRRFVEDLLERYRDLIVLSAVGDSAAAGGLLPGLPADQIDRMRHQASVQGAEALSRAADVVSHGLSEMTGAVSFRLMLELLVARLLLPSAAGEEGYGVRLDRIERRLAASSGGQPAAAPQQPAPAQQPAPAQQVPAAAPQAAPRPAPEEAAAGQGAAPGPPQPGPEQERPQPQSGPPPSQEPAPTSEPQPTDRSAPGALDTAALRRQWPDVLEHVRQISRRTWSGLQMAVLLDYDGRRVLLGMPDENWIRHFIGTPHQEALRQALIESIALDAQVEAVVSGAGRPQSGSPQAGPPPQPAAPQQHLAPQQQPTDPQGAAPPPLEDRPRSGRIRTRAGQAAAGDAAARSAAPPRAPARPARPSADDPAAAPTPAQAAPAPSMADQLGASRRTPHAAGPDWSQQARSASAPAWATGDPEPEPDAKADARTTGQPVTRDAVTVAEQPQASAPARPAPDGDAPSDDDEDLATSGVVGQPVIEHVLGGTVIAINDDPVA; encoded by the coding sequence GTGAGCACCGCCCTGTACCGCCGCTACCGGCCCGAGTCCTTCGCCGACGTCATCGGCCAGGAGCACGTCACGGAGCCGCTGATGCAGGCGCTGCGGTCGGGGCGGGTCAACCACGCCTACCTGTTCTCCGGGCCGCGCGGGTGCGGCAAGACGACCAGCGCGCGCATCCTGGCCCGCTGCCTGAACTGCGAGCAGGGGCCCACGCCGGAGCCGTGCGGCACCTGCCAGTCCTGCGAGGCACTCGCCCGGGACGGGGCCGGCTCGGTCGACGTGATCGAGATCGACGCGGCCAGCCACGGCGGCGTCGACGACGCCCGTGACCTGCGCGAGCGGGCCGCGTTCGGGCCGGCGCAGTCGCGCTACAAGGTCTACATCATCGACGAGGCGCACATGGTGACGCCCAACGGCTTCAACGCGCTGCTCAAGGTCGTCGAGGAGCCGCCGCCGCACGTGAAGTTCATCTTCGCCACGACCGAGCCGGACAAGGTCCTGGCCACGATCCGGTCGCGGACCCACCACTACCCCTTCCATCTCGTCCCACCGCAGCGGCTGGGTGCCTACCTGGAGCAGGTGAGCGGGCAGGAGGGCGTGGCGCTGGAGCCGGGGGTGCTGTCCTTCGTCACGCGCGCCGGTGGTGGCTCGGTCCGCGACTCGCTGTCGGTCCTGGACCAGCTCATCAGCGGCGCCGGCGAGGAGGGGCTGACCTACGAGCGGACGGCCGCGCTGCTGGGGTTCACCGACGTCGAGCTGCTGGACGCGGTCGTGGACGCGGTCGCCGCCGGGGACGCGGCCACGGTCTTCCAGCAGGTCGACAGGGTCATGGAGTCCGGGCACGACCCGCGCCGGTTCGTCGAGGACCTCCTCGAGCGCTACCGCGACCTCATCGTGCTCTCGGCGGTCGGCGACTCGGCCGCCGCCGGGGGACTGCTGCCCGGCCTGCCGGCCGACCAGATCGACCGGATGCGCCACCAGGCCTCGGTGCAGGGCGCCGAGGCGCTCTCCCGCGCCGCCGACGTCGTCAGCCACGGCCTGTCCGAGATGACCGGCGCGGTGTCCTTCCGGCTCATGCTCGAGCTCCTCGTCGCCCGCCTCCTGCTCCCCTCCGCCGCGGGCGAGGAGGGGTATGGCGTGCGCCTGGACCGCATCGAGCGCCGCCTCGCCGCGTCCTCGGGCGGGCAACCCGCAGCAGCGCCGCAGCAGCCTGCCCCGGCGCAGCAGCCCGCCCCGGCGCAGCAGGTGCCCGCAGCGGCACCGCAGGCGGCCCCGCGACCGGCGCCCGAGGAGGCGGCAGCTGGTCAGGGAGCCGCACCCGGACCCCCGCAGCCCGGGCCCGAGCAGGAGCGGCCGCAGCCGCAGTCGGGACCGCCGCCGTCGCAGGAGCCCGCCCCCACGTCCGAGCCTCAGCCGACCGACCGGTCGGCGCCCGGCGCGCTCGACACCGCCGCGCTGCGGCGGCAGTGGCCGGACGTGCTCGAGCACGTCCGGCAGATCAGCAGGCGCACGTGGAGCGGTCTGCAGATGGCTGTGCTCCTGGACTACGACGGACGCCGGGTGCTGCTGGGCATGCCCGACGAGAACTGGATCCGCCACTTCATCGGGACGCCCCACCAGGAGGCGCTGCGCCAGGCGCTCATCGAGTCGATCGCGCTCGACGCCCAGGTCGAGGCGGTCGTCTCCGGAGCGGGCCGCCCCCAGAGCGGGTCACCGCAGGCTGGACCCCCGCCGCAGCCCGCCGCGCCGCAGCAGCACCTGGCGCCGCAGCAGCAGCCGACGGACCCCCAGGGTGCGGCCCCGCCGCCGCTCGAGGACCGTCCGCGCTCGGGACGCATCCGCACCCGGGCCGGCCAGGCTGCAGCGGGAGACGCGGCCGCCCGTTCCGCGGCCCCGCCCCGTGCCCCAGCACGTCCGGCACGTCCCTCGGCGGACGACCCGGCGGCGGCCCCGACCCCCGCGCAGGCTGCACCGGCCCCCTCTATGGCCGACCAGCTCGGCGCCAGCCGTCGCACACCGCACGCTGCCGGACCCGACTGGTCCCAGCAGGCGCGGTCGGCCTCCGCCCCGGCGTGGGCGACCGGCGACCCCGAGCCCGAGCCCGACGCCAAGGCTGACGCTCGGACCACGGGTCAGCCCGTCACCCGTGACGCGGTCACCGTCGCGGAGCAGCCCCAGGCCTCCGCGCCCGCCCGGCCGGCTCCCGACGGCGATGCGCCCAGCGACGACGACGAGGACCTCGCCACCTCGGGAGTGGTCGGGCAGCCGGTGATCGAGCACGTCCTGGGCGGTACCGTCATCGCCATCAACGACGATCCCGTGGCCTGA
- a CDS encoding superoxide dismutase, producing the protein MSTYTLPDLAYDYGALEPHISGEIMELHHSKHHKAYVDGANAALEKLAAARESGDFGTVPMLEKNLAFNLGGHTNHSVFWQNMSPEGGDRPDGELAAAIDEHFGSFDGFKGQFEAAGTTIQGSGWAVLSWDSIAQGMRVFQLWDQQGNVPIGQTPLLMLDMWEHAFYLQYKNVKADYVKAWWNVVNWADVTKRFQAARTGTAGLIVPA; encoded by the coding sequence GTGAGCACCTACACCCTTCCCGACCTCGCCTACGACTACGGCGCGCTCGAGCCGCACATCAGCGGCGAGATCATGGAGCTGCACCACAGCAAGCACCACAAGGCCTACGTCGACGGCGCCAACGCGGCGCTGGAGAAGCTGGCCGCGGCGCGCGAGTCCGGCGACTTCGGCACGGTGCCGATGCTGGAGAAGAACCTGGCCTTCAACCTGGGCGGCCACACCAACCACTCGGTCTTCTGGCAGAACATGTCCCCCGAGGGCGGCGACCGTCCCGACGGCGAGCTGGCCGCAGCCATCGACGAGCACTTCGGCTCCTTCGACGGCTTCAAGGGTCAGTTCGAGGCGGCCGGCACCACCATCCAGGGGTCCGGCTGGGCCGTGCTGTCCTGGGACTCCATCGCCCAGGGCATGCGCGTCTTCCAGCTCTGGGACCAGCAGGGCAACGTGCCGATCGGACAGACCCCGCTGCTCATGCTCGACATGTGGGAGCACGCCTTCTACCTGCAGTACAAGAACGTCAAGGCCGACTACGTCAAGGCCTGGTGGAACGTCGTCAACTGGGCGGACGTGACCAAGCGCTTCCAGGCTGCGCGCACCGGCACCGCGGGGCTCATCGTCCCCGCCTGA
- a CDS encoding sodium:proton antiporter, giving the protein MQVQWWGVIPFAIMLATIAVAPLVPATRELWERQRVQLQVSLLLGLPVAIWFLAASEGQAVVHALVEYGQFIMLLLALFVVSGGIFLAGDIRATPRVNTAFLAVGSVLASFIGTTGAAMLLIRPLLNTNAERVHRVHTVVFTIFIVANTGGLLTPLGDPPLFLGMLRGVPFTWTFNLFPEWLFVNLVLLATYYGLDHRLWRSEPKEARQRDTTRVEPLRVHGAIHFLYLAMIVLSVAFAPSVDVQAIEEGHATWYQWIPWREIIMLSVSMASFFTGPRTARFRDNRFTWGPIQEVAAIFIGIFLTMIPALRYLAQVAPELPLNRLTFFYFTGGLSAVLDNAPTYLTFFEMAQQLGGEPSVAEVWEPFLVSISLGAVFFGAVTYIGNGPNFMVKAVADSAGVTMPSFGGYVVLAFRYLVPVLVAMSLIFISGVGWAQIAGWVLTGLLLLRALRSLVMKPRQETRVEDAS; this is encoded by the coding sequence ATGCAGGTGCAGTGGTGGGGCGTCATCCCCTTCGCCATCATGCTCGCGACGATTGCCGTCGCACCGCTCGTCCCCGCGACCAGGGAGCTGTGGGAGCGTCAGCGCGTCCAGCTCCAGGTCTCCCTGCTGCTCGGCCTGCCGGTCGCGATCTGGTTCCTGGCGGCCAGCGAGGGCCAGGCCGTGGTGCATGCCCTCGTCGAGTACGGCCAGTTCATCATGCTCCTGCTCGCGCTGTTCGTGGTCTCCGGCGGCATCTTTCTCGCCGGTGACATCCGGGCGACGCCGAGGGTCAACACGGCCTTCCTGGCGGTCGGGTCGGTGCTGGCCTCGTTCATCGGCACGACGGGTGCGGCGATGCTGCTCATCCGCCCGCTGCTCAACACCAACGCCGAGCGGGTCCATCGTGTGCACACCGTGGTCTTCACGATCTTCATCGTGGCCAATACCGGCGGGCTGCTCACGCCGCTGGGCGACCCGCCGCTCTTCCTCGGCATGCTGCGCGGCGTCCCGTTCACCTGGACCTTCAACCTCTTCCCGGAGTGGCTCTTCGTCAACCTGGTCCTGCTGGCCACCTACTACGGGCTGGACCACCGGCTGTGGCGCAGCGAGCCGAAGGAAGCCCGTCAGCGGGACACCACCCGGGTCGAGCCGCTGCGCGTCCACGGCGCCATCCACTTCCTCTACCTGGCGATGATCGTGCTGTCGGTCGCCTTCGCCCCCAGCGTCGACGTGCAGGCGATCGAGGAGGGTCACGCGACCTGGTACCAGTGGATCCCCTGGCGCGAAATCATCATGCTCTCGGTGTCCATGGCCTCCTTCTTCACCGGTCCGCGCACCGCGCGCTTCCGCGACAACCGCTTCACCTGGGGACCGATCCAGGAGGTTGCCGCGATCTTCATCGGCATCTTCCTGACGATGATCCCGGCGCTGCGCTACCTGGCCCAGGTGGCTCCCGAGCTGCCGCTGAACCGGTTGACGTTCTTCTACTTCACCGGTGGGCTCTCCGCGGTGCTGGACAACGCACCGACCTACCTGACGTTCTTCGAGATGGCCCAGCAGCTGGGGGGCGAACCCTCCGTCGCGGAGGTGTGGGAGCCGTTCCTGGTCTCGATCAGTCTCGGCGCGGTGTTCTTCGGCGCGGTCACCTACATCGGCAACGGGCCGAACTTCATGGTCAAGGCGGTCGCCGACTCGGCCGGCGTGACCATGCCGTCGTTCGGGGGCTACGTGGTTCTGGCGTTCCGCTACCTGGTGCCGGTGCTCGTGGCGATGTCGCTGATCTTCATCAGTGGTGTCGGCTGGGCGCAGATCGCCGGCTGGGTGCTCACCGGGCTGCTCCTGCTGCGTGCCCTGCGCAGCCTGGTGATGAAGCCGCGGCAGGAGACGCGCGTCGAGGACGCGAGCTAG
- a CDS encoding DUF5063 domain-containing protein: protein MDTIVDEGWDELAREMQHEVSAYVTALREVTSGEVPEAALPVLLLAVGQLCGAGARLGALVDVVPEERFEPDPGPDADLDGLHERLLELLGGVDTYCDLEDPVLSAEVASGSLSADLVAIADDLHHGALHYEAGHRTEAMWWWQFSYLSSWGERAAAALRVLLALLAHVRLDAEEEDVMEAEMAALHGVD from the coding sequence ATGGACACGATCGTCGACGAGGGCTGGGACGAGCTCGCCCGGGAGATGCAGCACGAGGTGTCGGCCTACGTGACCGCGCTGCGGGAGGTGACCTCGGGGGAGGTGCCAGAGGCGGCGCTGCCGGTGCTGCTCCTCGCCGTGGGTCAGCTCTGCGGTGCGGGTGCCCGCCTCGGGGCGCTCGTCGACGTGGTCCCGGAGGAGCGCTTCGAGCCCGACCCCGGCCCCGACGCGGACCTGGACGGTCTGCACGAGCGGCTCCTCGAGCTGCTCGGCGGGGTGGACACCTACTGCGACCTGGAGGACCCCGTCCTGTCCGCCGAGGTGGCCAGCGGCTCCCTGTCGGCCGACCTCGTGGCGATCGCCGACGACCTGCACCACGGCGCGCTGCACTACGAGGCCGGCCACCGGACCGAGGCCATGTGGTGGTGGCAGTTCAGCTACCTGTCGTCGTGGGGCGAGCGGGCCGCGGCCGCGCTGAGGGTCCTTCTCGCGCTGCTCGCGCACGTCCGCCTCGACGCCGAGGAGGAGGACGTCATGGAGGCCGAGATGGCGGCCCTCCACGGGGTCGACTGA
- the recR gene encoding recombination mediator RecR yields the protein MYEGVVQDLIDELGRLPGVGPKGAQRIAFHLLTADPEDITRLADALVQIREKVSFCEVCGNVAEAQRCRICLDPRRDTSLICVVEQSQDVAAIERTREFRGRYHVLGGAINPIGGVGPEDLRVRELVARLADGQVGEVIIATDPNLEGEATATYLARMLAAFEGVRVTRLASGLPVGGDLEYADEVTLGRAFEGRRLLSGGAPTT from the coding sequence GTGTACGAGGGTGTGGTCCAGGACCTGATCGACGAGCTCGGCCGGCTGCCCGGCGTCGGCCCCAAGGGCGCCCAGCGGATCGCCTTCCACCTGCTCACCGCGGACCCGGAGGACATCACCCGGCTGGCGGACGCGTTGGTGCAGATCCGCGAGAAGGTCAGCTTCTGCGAGGTCTGCGGCAACGTCGCGGAGGCCCAGCGCTGCCGGATCTGCCTGGACCCGCGGCGCGACACCTCGCTCATCTGCGTGGTGGAGCAGAGCCAGGACGTCGCCGCGATCGAGCGGACCCGTGAGTTCCGCGGCCGCTACCACGTGCTCGGCGGGGCGATCAACCCGATCGGCGGCGTGGGCCCGGAGGACCTGCGCGTGCGCGAGCTGGTCGCGCGGCTGGCCGACGGCCAGGTCGGCGAGGTCATCATCGCCACCGACCCCAACCTCGAGGGGGAGGCGACGGCGACCTACCTGGCCCGGATGCTGGCCGCCTTCGAGGGCGTGCGCGTCACCCGGCTCGCCTCGGGGCTGCCTGTCGGGGGCGACCTGGAGTATGCCGACGAGGTCACCCTCGGGCGGGCCTTCGAGGGCCGACGCCTGCTCTCCGGCGGCGCGCCGACGACCTGA
- a CDS encoding DUF302 domain-containing protein, giving the protein MDYAMSTTVKRPFADTLEATRNALVDQGFGVLTEIDMAATLRTKLGADIPEQVILGACRPALALAAVRAEPSVGVLLPCNVVVRAVDDTTVVEAMDPDVMVTMTSNDDLTGVASEARQRLSAALASLGTPDVA; this is encoded by the coding sequence ATGGACTACGCAATGAGCACCACCGTCAAGAGGCCGTTCGCCGACACGCTGGAGGCGACGAGGAACGCCTTGGTCGACCAGGGCTTCGGCGTCCTGACCGAGATCGACATGGCCGCCACGCTGAGGACCAAGCTGGGCGCCGACATCCCCGAGCAGGTCATCCTCGGGGCCTGTCGTCCGGCCCTCGCCCTCGCGGCGGTCCGGGCCGAGCCCTCCGTCGGTGTGCTGCTGCCCTGCAACGTCGTGGTCCGGGCCGTCGACGACACGACCGTCGTCGAGGCGATGGACCCGGACGTCATGGTCACCATGACCAGCAACGACGACCTCACCGGCGTAGCGTCCGAGGCCAGGCAGCGGCTGAGCGCCGCGCTGGCCTCGCTCGGCACGCCGGACGTCGCCTGA
- a CDS encoding histidine kinase, with protein MTRRQSGSPRTADRWLAAAVVAAAAAEALVRAHDHGSPALLLGLVGAGTFAPVAWRRVRPLACVGTLTGLALVGSLLQRWAQVPVTDSAVGVLVLVVAAYSLGAYAARRALLLGAPLPAVLVVATDLLAGTGRSTGAAVVFAVLFVVAVPVCAGRLVRARRTAAGELRRRSAELLAAGDQGAREAAARARLAVSKQVGQELLVGMAALTVRVDAAARAREMERGLDGAEIAGIEQDARALLVRTRQAVVSLVPDPDPDIPALAVPLTATSTGQATSGRVTAGPAGPSPWRPAAGARSWTALAGSVVAGTLLLELPHLAVRVPLPLAVLACVAVTLPLALAWASPLLLTACFWAVVVLVGSLVADLDGSLTGVALAFVPPFVAAALVRRALGPLALATCLVGLQLTLGWPGLGDALVVVLLSFAAGAAMQEGSRLVHDLRRSADEMARQHEAAARTAGMDERGRLARELHDALGHSLTVVVLQAGALRRARAARGTPAPRPTGAPLPTTGPGPTAGPVTDHEAETLAAMSRAGHIGLAELTAGLGSGQDDDVPTPWTDPGRPGLAAVGELLEHARDCGLSVRAELCDADPLLDAAGRVALYRVVQESLTNVLRHAPAAEVRVSVLSGERTVDVRVSSTAGERHAGPSDPARRGLLGMEERVRACGGRLEWRAVPAGGFDVRAILPLTRAPA; from the coding sequence GTGACCAGGCGCCAGTCCGGGTCCCCCCGCACCGCGGACCGGTGGCTCGCAGCCGCCGTCGTGGCAGCCGCCGCGGCCGAGGCGCTGGTGCGCGCCCACGACCACGGGTCCCCCGCGCTGCTCCTCGGGCTCGTGGGGGCCGGCACCTTCGCGCCGGTCGCCTGGCGTCGGGTGCGGCCGCTCGCGTGCGTGGGCACGCTGACCGGTCTCGCCCTCGTCGGCTCGCTGCTGCAGCGCTGGGCGCAGGTCCCGGTGACCGACTCCGCTGTGGGCGTGCTGGTCCTCGTCGTGGCCGCCTACAGCCTGGGTGCGTATGCCGCACGCCGCGCGCTCCTCCTCGGCGCACCGCTGCCCGCCGTCCTCGTCGTGGCCACCGACCTCCTGGCGGGGACCGGCCGGAGCACGGGCGCGGCCGTCGTCTTCGCCGTCCTCTTCGTGGTCGCGGTGCCCGTGTGCGCCGGCCGGCTCGTGCGGGCCCGGCGCACGGCGGCCGGCGAGTTGCGGCGACGCTCTGCCGAGCTGCTCGCGGCGGGCGATCAGGGAGCCCGGGAGGCGGCCGCACGGGCGCGGCTGGCCGTGTCCAAGCAGGTGGGTCAGGAGCTGCTGGTCGGGATGGCGGCCCTGACCGTGCGGGTCGACGCCGCCGCGCGGGCACGGGAGATGGAGCGAGGGCTGGACGGCGCCGAGATCGCCGGGATCGAGCAGGATGCGCGCGCCCTCCTGGTGCGGACGCGCCAGGCGGTGGTCTCGCTGGTTCCCGACCCTGATCCCGACATCCCTGCCCTGGCTGTCCCGCTCACCGCGACCTCGACCGGCCAGGCGACCTCCGGCCGGGTCACCGCCGGCCCCGCAGGTCCGTCGCCCTGGCGCCCCGCTGCCGGGGCCAGGTCCTGGACCGCGCTCGCCGGGTCGGTCGTGGCCGGCACCCTCCTCCTCGAGCTCCCGCACCTCGCGGTGCGGGTGCCGCTGCCGCTGGCGGTGCTGGCCTGCGTCGCCGTGACCCTCCCGCTCGCGCTGGCGTGGGCCTCACCGCTCCTCCTGACCGCGTGCTTCTGGGCGGTCGTCGTCCTCGTCGGCTCCTTGGTCGCGGACCTCGACGGCAGCCTGACGGGGGTCGCTCTCGCGTTCGTGCCGCCCTTCGTCGCGGCCGCCCTCGTCCGCCGGGCACTCGGACCTCTCGCGCTCGCCACCTGCCTCGTGGGTCTGCAGCTCACGCTGGGATGGCCCGGGCTGGGCGACGCCCTGGTCGTCGTCCTCCTCAGCTTCGCCGCCGGAGCGGCCATGCAGGAGGGCAGCAGGCTCGTCCACGACCTGCGCCGGAGCGCCGACGAGATGGCCCGGCAGCACGAGGCCGCGGCACGTACCGCCGGGATGGATGAGCGCGGACGGCTGGCCAGGGAGCTGCACGACGCGCTCGGTCACAGTCTCACCGTCGTGGTCCTCCAGGCCGGGGCCCTGCGCCGTGCCAGGGCGGCGCGGGGGACGCCGGCGCCGCGCCCGACGGGAGCGCCGCTCCCGACGACGGGGCCGGGTCCGACGGCGGGGCCGGTGACCGACCACGAGGCAGAGACGCTGGCCGCGATGAGCCGTGCTGGCCACATTGGCCTGGCCGAGCTCACGGCCGGTCTGGGCAGCGGGCAGGACGACGACGTGCCGACCCCGTGGACGGACCCTGGACGCCCCGGCCTCGCAGCGGTCGGCGAGCTGCTGGAGCACGCCCGGGACTGCGGGCTGAGCGTGCGCGCGGAGCTGTGCGACGCCGACCCGCTCCTGGACGCGGCCGGCCGGGTGGCGCTCTACCGGGTGGTGCAGGAGTCGCTGACCAACGTGCTGCGCCACGCACCGGCCGCCGAGGTGCGAGTCAGCGTGCTGTCCGGCGAGCGGACCGTGGACGTGCGCGTGAGCAGCACCGCCGGAGAGCGCCACGCAGGCCCGTCGGACCCCGCCCGCCGCGGGCTGCTCGGCATGGAGGAGCGGGTACGGGCCTGCGGCGGCCGGCTGGAGTGGAGGGCCGTGCCGGCCGGTGGGTTCGACGTGCGGGCCATCCTGCCGCTGACGAGGGCACCGGCATGA
- a CDS encoding lysophospholipid acyltransferase family protein has product MLYEVLHPVATPLARLIWRPEVVGTDNVPATGGVILASNHLSFADSVVIPLTSPRQVAFLAKSEYFTGTGVKGWISREWFTGVGSIPVNRDDVRAAQESLDLALTHVRGGGAFGIYPEGTRSRDGRLYRGRTGVAWLALESGCPVVPVALTGTDQIMPVGSRLPRRARVRVEFGAPIEVGDRFSGMPQGRARRQLTDEVMAAILAMSGQEWAGEYNQRQPDLPG; this is encoded by the coding sequence ATGCTCTACGAGGTGCTCCACCCGGTGGCGACCCCGCTCGCCCGCCTCATCTGGCGCCCCGAGGTCGTCGGCACCGACAACGTCCCAGCGACTGGCGGCGTGATCCTCGCCAGCAACCATCTGTCCTTCGCCGACAGCGTCGTCATCCCCCTCACCTCGCCGCGGCAGGTGGCCTTCCTGGCCAAGTCCGAGTACTTCACCGGCACCGGCGTCAAGGGCTGGATCAGCCGTGAGTGGTTCACCGGCGTCGGCTCGATCCCCGTCAACCGCGACGACGTCCGCGCCGCGCAGGAGTCCCTTGACCTCGCGCTGACGCACGTCCGCGGGGGAGGGGCGTTCGGGATCTACCCCGAGGGCACCCGCTCCCGTGACGGTCGTCTCTACCGCGGACGCACCGGCGTGGCCTGGCTCGCGCTGGAGTCCGGCTGCCCGGTCGTCCCGGTGGCGCTCACCGGCACCGACCAGATCATGCCGGTGGGCTCCCGGCTGCCCCGCCGGGCCAGGGTCCGGGTCGAGTTCGGTGCGCCGATCGAGGTGGGCGACCGGTTCTCCGGCATGCCGCAGGGCCGGGCGCGCCGCCAGCTCACCGACGAGGTGATGGCCGCGATCCTGGCCATGTCGGGCCAGGAGTGGGCAGGGGAGTACAACCAGCGGCAGCCGGACCTGCCCGGATGA
- a CDS encoding HAD family hydrolase, whose protein sequence is MILADRPWEAVLFDFDGTLADTIPLILASYRHTLHGLEVPVGDAEMRSWIGRTLIDVLEERHPGRGEELVLRYREHNLLHHDTLIRAVEGAAGLLTELTAYGIPVAVVSSKGRQTVRRGMRVTGLPEVEHVVGMEDTSVHKPDPAPLLEGARRVGAAPAGCAYVGDAVVDVLAARAAGMTAVAVTWGAGTREALSSADHVVDDVVGLRAALLGARSRTA, encoded by the coding sequence ATGATCCTCGCAGACCGACCCTGGGAGGCAGTGCTCTTCGACTTCGACGGCACGCTCGCCGACACCATCCCCCTCATCCTCGCCTCCTACCGCCACACCCTCCACGGGCTGGAGGTCCCCGTGGGTGACGCCGAGATGCGCAGCTGGATCGGGCGCACCCTGATCGACGTCCTCGAGGAGCGCCACCCCGGCCGGGGCGAGGAGCTGGTGCTCCGCTACCGCGAGCACAACCTGCTCCACCACGACACGCTCATCCGCGCCGTCGAGGGGGCGGCCGGCCTGCTCACCGAGCTCACGGCGTACGGCATACCCGTCGCGGTGGTCTCATCCAAGGGGCGCCAGACGGTCCGTCGCGGGATGCGCGTGACCGGCCTGCCGGAGGTCGAGCACGTCGTCGGGATGGAGGACACCAGCGTGCACAAGCCAGATCCCGCGCCGCTGCTCGAGGGCGCCCGGCGGGTGGGGGCTGCACCGGCGGGCTGCGCCTACGTGGGCGACGCGGTCGTCGACGTGCTCGCCGCGCGGGCCGCAGGCATGACCGCCGTGGCCGTCACCTGGGGTGCGGGCACCCGCGAGGCGCTGTCCAGCGCAGACCACGTCGTTGACGACGTCGTCGGCCTGCGCGCGGCGCTGCTCGGCGCACGCAGCCGGACGGCATAG